gtggcggcggtggtgaGAGCGCCTCCGAAGGACTTCAGGGTCGTGAAGCAGGAATGGGCCGCTATCCGCATTCAAACTGCTTTCCGTGGCTTtttggtattaaaataaaaaatttgttattagTTGTTACTACTATTCTGACACTCTTATGCTGATCTCTGGCGCATTTGAGTGGGTGATTTAAATTGCTTCTAATTTTGCAAAAGTTTGCTCGTGTTTGTTAGAACTTTAAACTTCCTAGTCATAAAATTGTGGTTTCTCTGTTTGTTATAGTATgtaatattttacaaaagaagttataaaattgttaattttgatgaAGAGATACTTCAATCAGAtacacataataataataatggggtGCGCGTTGCGTGTGTACCTAAGTAGTGCCCATTTCAAAATGAGCTATTGTTGTTGTTCAGGTTGGTGTTATTACAATGTTTTTGAAGAATAATCAGTgcagaataaaaagaaaaattattccCTTTTTTTGGGGTTTAAATTttggcttatatatatatatatatatatatggggtgTTTTAGGCAAGAAGAGCATTGAGGGCATTGAAGGGGATCGTAAGGCTCCAGGCGTTGGTTCGGGGGCGGCAGGTGAGGAAGCAGGCGGCGCTGACGCTCAAGTGCATGCAGGCGCTGGTGCGAGTGCAGGCGCATGTCCGGGCCCACCGTGCGCAGCTCTCCGCCGAGGGCCAGGATGCCGACGACATGCTTGAGAATAGCCGCAGCGACTCGGATCCCGTGAAACAAGCTGAGGTGATTTTACTCTCCATCCTTCATCTCTTGCTTTCTTTCGGGTGTTTTAGTGGGAGATGCATTTATTGTGTTGTGCAAATGGTAGTGTAAGGATGCATTTCGTATTTAGGATTGGATTGGATAGGATAAAATGACGGTGATGTTGAGGGTGAGAGAGGTCGCTCACATGCGTCGGGAGTCGCTGAGGGGACAGCATGGGTCTGGTGGATCCAATGCATTGTTTCAAATCCAATCTTATACTTAGTCCCAACCTCGCAGGCGGGATTTGATTATACAGTTTTGGTAGGATTAATTGACAAAACCGGTTCCCACAATAATCCCAAACGCTCGCAACGTGTGACACCTCCTATCCGATCCAATCGTGGATGCCAAATGGGGCCTCGATGATTTCATTGTTTACCACTAAATTCTAACAATTTCAGTTGGAGTAGCACATGGTTGACTGTTATTACAATACTGCGCCTTATGTTGAACTGAGAATTCTGTGAATATTTGAAATTGTATCGCTTAGACCGATGTAAACACTCCACGGTAGTGCGTGCCATTTGTAGTTtgcaagaaatatatattatcagTTTTCCTGCAGAGATTCATGGATGTAACTGAGAGTTCAATCTATTTAGCCCCTGAGTGAACAATCTTATGCAGTCAGATTATACTCTTTGAGAAATTAACTCATGGAGATAGCTTAGCCTTGCTTTGTTGACAAATTTTTTATGTCAACAAGATGAATCGGACAAGTTTGTGAATTTTGCAGGAAGGATGGTGTAACAGTCAAGGCACCGTCGAGGAAGTTAGAACAAAGCTGCAGATGAGGCAAGAGGGCGCCATTAAGCGCGAAAGGGCGAAGGCTTACGCTCTTTCTCAACAGGTATAAATTTGGCTTAAAGGCTGGAATTATACACTGTTACGCAGGAAACGACATAATTACACGTCCTTAGATATCAAATTCAGttcttaataaaaataaagtagttCCTTTTGCAGCAATCAAGATCATCTCGGAATGGAAGATCTAACACTTCAGTGAATTCTCTGAAACATCATGAGACCGATAAAAACAATAGAAATTATAGCTGGTTGGACCGTTGGATGGCAACAAAACCATGGGAGAACAGGCTGTTGGAACAAAGCCAGATCGAATCACCTGATACACATTATTCAAAATGCTTTGAAGAAATCCAAGAACCAGGGTCTCAAGTTTCTAATTTCAGCTTGGTAAAGGTTAAAAGAAGCAATATCAGTACAAGGGTTTCAGCAAAACCTCCTCCTTTACTTCGTAACAACCGGTACGGAGCTCAATCTGCTTCCTCTTCTGATTTTCAGTATGAAGAGAGCTCTCCTTCATCTCCTTCTATTTGTACTTCAACTCCGATTTCTGGTAACAATCTCTTAGCATCAGAAAGAACAGAAGAAGCTGGTCATAATAGGCCCAGCTATATGAGCTTGACAAAATCGGTCAAGGCGAGACAAGGAGTATGTGCTGGTAAGGGAAATACAATTCAAAGACATGAATCTAGGGATTTGCAGTACCACAAAAAGTTGCCATTCTCTTCTACGATTGATTCGAAGAGCATTTCAGAATCGGATCCTTCGGTTTCCCTGAAGAAACTTAATCTAGCTTCTTTGAAGGGTAGGAGCTTGACGAGAAGCTTAGATAAGGAGAACTCATATTCTGACGGTAGATCGGCTTCTTTGTATTAGCAAGTTGCATGTAGGATTTTGATGCCTCGAAACTTAGAGATATGTGAGTTCTTTGTGCATGGTCTTTAGTTCCAACATCTTGTTGTTATTTGTGAAAATCGAATGTGTGGTGGTTCACTTAAGGGGAAATCTTGTACAATAGATACTACTTCTCTTTTCTTAAAAATGTATGGATGCTGATTGCTTAATGTTTTTCTTGCACTTTGGTTTCTAtgtcatttctttttcttctttccctttttaCTTGGTTTCTACATCGTTGGTTGCGCTTCTAGTTTCGGGCTCATGTTCCTATTTCCTTTGTAGAAATCGCTGCAAAATGGAGTGAATTCCATATGTTTACTGattagtagagagagagagagagagagaaactaaccttttcaaaaagagagagataaatagtGAGGTGGCAAATGATGAAAAAGGATTCCTTGGAAAAGCTATCAGAAAATTTTCTGGCCATGTTTTAAATTGGTTAATTAATCTGTGTCAGCCATCCATTCACAAGCTCCTTATCTGTGACCAGGGAATGATACacattaatacatatatatatctgaaGAGCTGAAATTGTCTGTAAAACTCCCCATCCACAAGATGTTTGCAGTGCTATTTTTGATTGGAAAGATGTTTCATATCCATATCTCTCAAACTGACTGAGAGGCCATTTATCTCAGTAAATGTCAAGTTCCCAAACTGAATCCACAAGACCGAGCCTGATCTATCCGTCGCAACGGTTTGGGTTTAGCCCGAGTTTAAAAACCGTAAACAAATTTCAATCAGGGTTGAATTGGGCTTCACATCAAATCTAACATGAATCAACCTAACCTGACATGCGAGCAACCAGAGTCGATCAGATTCAAACCAACCGAATCCGTCCTCATCCTGATTTTAGCCCAATCAAACATAAGGTTCAATTATTGGGGCTGATAAAATAATGAACAAGATTGATTGGATTAAGGAAACAAAATCCCGAGCAGAGGATATAAAAAGTTTGGATCAGTGTTGGAGGCTTCATGTGTTGGATTCCACCCAAAATGACACAGTTGCAGTCCTAACCAAATATATACAGAAACTTTTTTAAAAGCAAAGCAGTGTGAGTGAAAGGAAACAGGTTATGTCATATGGTGGTATGCGCAGCGTAAGGCGCAAATATTGGCCCTGAGACAAACATTCAGATCACCTGAATAACAAagataagataaaattaaaaatttaagaaaataaaataaacttaaattaaagaGACGTGAGGGAGCTTTCTCTCTTTCGGTCGACTTCCCCTCCTCCTCAACCtcaaccctctctctctttttttttttcctttttttttttatttttgtatctttCTTTTTCCCACCATGCTGTGAAAGAGATAGGACGtcaaaagattaaatttttaggagaaagatagagagacAAGAGATAGTTGTTGACCCTTTTTTGGGATTCGTTTGGAAACATATTGATTACAagtagaaagaagaagaggattcTCCTCGATTTGGGTTCTATTGGATTCCGATTCCTGGTGCGTAATAACACAGTGGTAATGGAAACatcagcagcaacaacaacaacaaccatgGAAGGAGAGATTTTGAGCAAGTTTAAGAGGATTTGCGTCTTCTGTGGAAGTAACTCTGGGTATCGGAAGGTGTTCAGCGATGCGGCTCTCGATTTGGGTCACGAATTGGTACTCCCTTCTCTTCTGGGTTTCCTTAAAAATCTCATCTTGGATTTGCTTTGAAGCGTCTGGTTTTGTATCTTATTGGGTTGCTTTGGTTCCTGGGTTGTGGTGATGAGGTTGGATAGTTTATGGGTTTTCCTTGGCTTTGTGTTTATGTTAGCATTGGTGTGTGTTTGGATGGATTGTAGGTGAAGAGAAAGATTGAGTTGGTTTATGGTGGAGGGAGTGTGGGGttgatgggtttgatctctcaAACTGTTCATCATGGAGGTTGCCATGTACTTGGGTAATCACTCTACTTATTTATAACTTTCTATTTGGTGGGGTTTTACTATgaattttatggttttattttctcttctagTGAATTATTGTTAGCAAATTTACTGTTTATGTTTTGATACTAATAGTGCTAAATGATATGCAGGGTAATTCCCGCGGCCCTCAAGCCTCTAGAGGTACACAAAATTTTccaagttttcctttttttttggtcattttgttcCAATTTGGTTCCTTGATGTTTTCTGTTTGTGTATTTGACTTTGGATATCTTAACCTTCTATTATACAAAATTGTTCTCGTCCTCTCATATCCTCACCTCTTCTCATGTAGTATGACAAGTGAGAAAGAAAGGAtgtaaaatatgataaaattgcTCTCTTTACATACTGTAATGCAATTACTTGCATGAACAACTGATGTATGAGTCGTAAGTTTTGTAATTTAAGGGAGTTAATTTTCGAATAGTCCATACGGAATGCACAATCGTCTGTGGATTCACCACGTATCAGAAAGACTCTTTCTTTTGCGGTGATGTTACTTACTTTTTGGCTAAATTTTGTTGATCATTTACTGGTAGCAAGATCTATTTTTGTAGATATCAGGTGAAAGCATCGGGGAAGTAAAGACCGTTGCGGACATGCATGAACGGAAAGCCGAAATGGCTCGACAAGCAGATGCTTTTATCGCTCTtccaggttttttttttttctttagcttTTGAGCTTTTTGTTCAAGTTTTAGCACTCACAAACACCGGCAATTCAATCCTACAAAAAGGATCTTAAATTTTGCTTATTTTGGATCTTCAAGGAGGATTTGGAACGATGGAAGAGGTACTAGAGATGATTACATGGTCACAATTAGGAATTCATGAAAAACCAGTTAGTACCGATCTATTTGCCATCACAATTTAATGTGAATCCTTTAGTTAAAACCGAAATACCTAAATAACCGTCATCTATTTCTACGCAGGTTGGCTTGCTAAATGTTGATGGATACTACAATTCGTTACTCGCTCTATTCGACGACGGCGTGAAGGAAGGTTTTATAAAGCCCGCATGTAGGGATATAGTTGTTTCTGCTCCAACTGCAACAGAACTGCTAGTGAAGATG
The genomic region above belongs to Ananas comosus cultivar F153 unplaced genomic scaffold, ASM154086v1, whole genome shotgun sequence and contains:
- the LOC109704274 gene encoding protein IQ-DOMAIN 1-like, giving the protein MGGSGKWVKSLIGLKKSEKDDQEKVSGGGGGRSGKWKLWRSSSGSRSGGQRSASEASDTSSVAADAFNSAVAAVVRAPPKDFRVVKQEWAAIRIQTAFRGFLARRALRALKGIVRLQALVRGRQVRKQAALTLKCMQALVRVQAHVRAHRAQLSAEGQDADDMLENSRSDSDPVKQAEEGWCNSQGTVEEVRTKLQMRQEGAIKRERAKAYALSQQQSRSSRNGRSNTSVNSLKHHETDKNNRNYSWLDRWMATKPWENRLLEQSQIESPDTHYSKCFEEIQEPGSQVSNFSLVKVKRSNISTRVSAKPPPLLRNNRYGAQSASSSDFQYEESSPSSPSICTSTPISGNNLLASERTEEAGHNRPSYMSLTKSVKARQGVCAGKGNTIQRHESRDLQYHKKLPFSSTIDSKSISESDPSVSLKKLNLASLKGRSLTRSLDKENSYSDGRSASLY
- the LOC109704276 gene encoding probable cytokinin riboside 5'-monophosphate phosphoribohydrolase LOGL1 isoform X1 — translated: METSAATTTTTMEGEILSKFKRICVFCGSNSGYRKVFSDAALDLGHELVKRKIELVYGGGSVGLMGLISQTVHHGGCHVLGVIPAALKPLEISGESIGEVKTVADMHERKAEMARQADAFIALPGGFGTMEEVLEMITWSQLGIHEKPVGLLNVDGYYNSLLALFDDGVKEGFIKPACRDIVVSAPTATELLVKMEQYTPSHQEVAPRKSWEISQLGYSKAPSPT
- the LOC109704276 gene encoding probable cytokinin riboside 5'-monophosphate phosphoribohydrolase LOGL1 isoform X2, producing the protein MRLSIWVTNWVIPAALKPLEISGESIGEVKTVADMHERKAEMARQADAFIALPGGFGTMEEVLEMITWSQLGIHEKPVGLLNVDGYYNSLLALFDDGVKEGFIKPACRDIVVSAPTATELLVKMEQYTPSHQEVAPRKSWEISQLGYSKAPSPT